caatttgctccttagcaagcaatgtcgatgacgagggagagccttggtgaagatatcgaCAATTTGTAAGTCggtggaaatatgtggaagagtgataacacgagcttcaaaggcttcacggatagagtgacagtccacttcaatatgctttgtgtGCTCATGATAGACAAGATTGGCCGTGATCTGAATAGCACTTGTATTATCGGCATGTGGAGGTGTAGGATCGgtctcagaaaaatctaactccgcaagcaaacctcaaagccaaatgatttcagaATAAGCAAGAGACATCGCCCGATGCTCAGATTCCGTAGATGACTTAGAGACTctgtcttgcttcttacttttccaagatatCAATGCATCACCTAAGAACACACACCAACCAGTGATGGAGCGACGAGTATCCGCacaaccagcccaatcagcatcactatAAGCAATAAGGCGAGTAGAATTGCCTGCAGGGAAGAACAAGCCACGAGTAGAAGTGCCTTGAACATAGCGTATGATCCTATGGACAACAGCCAAATGAAGATGACGAGGAGTCTGAAGGAACTGGCTGACTTGCTGTACAGCAAAAGAAATGTCCGGtctagtaatggtgagataaacAAGGCTACCCACCAACTTCCTGTATAAACTGGGATTAGCAAGTAACTCGCCCTCTTCTCTGCgaagcttgacatttaattCCATGGGAGTATCAACAGAAGTAGCCCTTTGTAGACCAGCTGTAGCCACCAAGTCACTCGCATACTTATGTTGATTGAGGGAAATACCAGAGGGACTATGATGCAcctcaagaccaagaaaatatatgagagacccaagatctttcatatgaaaggactcagagagatgagttttgagctAACCAAGTAAAGCAGAATCGGAACCAGTGATCACaaaatcatcaacataaaccaaaagagCAATAATACCCATGTCTGATTTCTGAAGAAACAAGGAAGTGTCATACTTGCTCTGCctaaatgaaaattgtaataaagtggTGCGGAATTTATCAAACCAGGCCCTCGGAGCCTGTTTGACACCATAAAGAGAGCGACGAAGCTTACACACATGTGAAGTCGGAGAGGGGACCAATCTCGGGGGTGGcttcatataaatacactctttaagatccccatgaagaaaagcattttttacatccatctgatgtagtgGCCAATCACTGGAAGCAGCAAGAGCTAGAATCGTAC
This DNA window, taken from Vitis riparia cultivar Riparia Gloire de Montpellier isolate 1030 chromosome 13, EGFV_Vit.rip_1.0, whole genome shotgun sequence, encodes the following:
- the LOC117928577 gene encoding uncharacterized mitochondrial protein AtMg00810-like; the protein is MKDLGSLIYFLGLEVHHSPSGISLNQHKYASDLVATAGLQRATSVDTPMELNVKLRREEGELLANPSLYRKLVGSLVYLTITRPDISFAVQQVSQFLQTPRHLHLAVVHRIIRYVQGTSTRGLFFPAGNSTRLIAYSDADWAGCADTRRSITGWCVFLGDALISWKSKKQDRVSKSSTESEHRAMSLAYSEIIWL